Proteins encoded in a region of the Melospiza georgiana isolate bMelGeo1 chromosome 2, bMelGeo1.pri, whole genome shotgun sequence genome:
- the RCBTB1 gene encoding RCC1 and BTB domain-containing protein 1 isoform X1, whose protein sequence is MFFSFIFLVRGVAVYPSLLSPASWSLTEQCPLACRGAMTHSSIMVDVGKWPIFTLLSPQEIASIRKACVFGTSANEAIYITHNDEVFVFGLNCSNCLGTGDNQSTIVPKKLEALCGKKISSLSYGSGPHVVLCTEDGEVYAWGHNGYSQLGNGTTNQGITPVQVCTNLLIKKVVEVACGSHHSMALSLDGDLYAWGYNNCGQVGSGSTANQPTPRRVSNCLQGKIVVGIACGQTSSMAVVNNGEVYGWGYNGNGQLGLGNNGNQLTPCRVAALHSVCVLQIACGYAHTLALTDEGLLYAWGANTYGQLGTGNKSNQLSPVQIMMEKERVVEIAACHSAHTSAAKTQSGQVYMWGQCRGQSVTFPHLTHFACTDDVFACFATPAVMWRLLSVEHEDFLTVAESLKKEFDSPETSDLKFRVDGKYIHVHKAVLKIRCEHFRTMFQSYWNEDMKEVIEIDQFSYPVYRAFLEYLYTDSVDLPPEDAIGLLDLATSYCENRLKKLCQHIIKRGITVENAFSLLSAAVRYDAEDLEEFCFKFCVNHLTEVTQTTAFWQMDGPLLKEFIAKASKCGAFKN, encoded by the exons caATGTCCTCTTGCTTGTAGAGGCGCCATGACACACAGCAGCATCATGGTGGACGTAGGCAAGTGGCCAATATTCACCCTGCTTTCCCCCCAAGAAATCGCTTCCATTCGCAAAGCGTGCGTGTTCGGCACGTCGGCCAACGAAGCCATTTACATCACGCACAACGACGAG gtaTTTGTTTTTGGACTGAATTGCAGTAATTGTTTGGGAACTGGAGATAATCAGAGCACCATAGTACCAAAGAAATTGGAAGCCTTATGTGGAAAGAAGATCTCCAGTCTCAGTTATGGAAGTGGACCCCATGTTGTTCTTTGTACTGAAG aCGGTGAAGTGTATGCTTGGGGACATAATGGTTACAGCCAACTTGGAAATGGCACAACCAATCAGGGCATTACTCCTGTTCAAGTTTGCACAAATCTCTTAATAAAGAAGGTGGTGGAAGTAGCTTGTGGCTCTCATCATTCCATGGCGCTCTCATTGGATGGAGAT CTGTATGCTTGGGGCTACAATAACTGTGGTCAAGTTGGATCTGGATCTACAGCCAACCAGCCAACTCCTCGCAGAGTTTCCAACTGCTTGCAGGGCAAAATCGTGGTTGGCATTGCCTGTGGCCAGACCTCCTCCATGGCTGTAGTAAACAATGGTGAG GTTTATGGCTGGGGCTACAATGGCAATGGGCAGCTCGGGCTGGGGAACAACGGGAACCAGCTGACCCCCTGCAGGGTGGCAGCGCTGCACAGCGTCTGTGTGCTCCAG ATTGCCTGTGGCTATGCGCACACTCTAGCACTAACAGATGAGGGCTTGCTCTATGCCTGGGGAGCTAACACTTACGGGCAGCTGGGGACTGGCAATAAAAGTaaccagctcagccctgtgcagatCATGATGGAAAAAGAAAG GGTGGTGGAGATCGCCGCCTGCCACTCGGCGCACACGTCGGCGGCCAAGACGCAGAGCGGCCAGGTGTACATGTGGGGGCAGTGCCGGGGCCAGTCCGTCACCTTCCCGCACCTCACCCACTTCGCCTGCACCGACGACGTGTTCGCCTGCTTCGCCACGCCCGCCGTCATGTGGCGCCTGCTCTCCGTAG AGCATGAAGACTTTTTAACAGTAGCAGAGTCTCTGAAGAAAGAGTTTGACAGCCCAGAAACCTCAGACCTGAAGTTCCGTGTGGATGGAAAGTACATCCATGTCCACAAAGCTGTTCTGAAAATCAG GTGTGAACACTTCAGAACCATGTTCCAGTCATACTGGAACGAGGATATGAAGGAGGTGATAGAAATTGACCAGTTTTCCTACCCTGTGTATCGTGCCTTCCTCGAGTACTTGTACACGGACAGCGTTGACCTCCCGCCTGAAGATGCAATAG GGCTCTTGGACTTGGCTACTTCTTACTGTgaaaacagactgaaaaaactgtgtcagcacatTATCAAGAGAGGAATTACtgtggaaaatgcattttcattgctctctgctgctgtcagaTATGATGCAGAG GACTTAGAGGAATTCTGCTTTAAGTTTTGTGTCAATCATTTGACAGAAGTGACACAAACTACAGCATTTTGGCAAATGGATGGTCCCCTGCTAAAGGAATTTATTGCAAAAGCCAGTAAATGTGGAGCCTTTAAGAACTGA
- the RCBTB1 gene encoding RCC1 and BTB domain-containing protein 1 isoform X2 produces MTHSSIMVDVGKWPIFTLLSPQEIASIRKACVFGTSANEAIYITHNDEVFVFGLNCSNCLGTGDNQSTIVPKKLEALCGKKISSLSYGSGPHVVLCTEDGEVYAWGHNGYSQLGNGTTNQGITPVQVCTNLLIKKVVEVACGSHHSMALSLDGDLYAWGYNNCGQVGSGSTANQPTPRRVSNCLQGKIVVGIACGQTSSMAVVNNGEVYGWGYNGNGQLGLGNNGNQLTPCRVAALHSVCVLQIACGYAHTLALTDEGLLYAWGANTYGQLGTGNKSNQLSPVQIMMEKERVVEIAACHSAHTSAAKTQSGQVYMWGQCRGQSVTFPHLTHFACTDDVFACFATPAVMWRLLSVEHEDFLTVAESLKKEFDSPETSDLKFRVDGKYIHVHKAVLKIRCEHFRTMFQSYWNEDMKEVIEIDQFSYPVYRAFLEYLYTDSVDLPPEDAIGLLDLATSYCENRLKKLCQHIIKRGITVENAFSLLSAAVRYDAEDLEEFCFKFCVNHLTEVTQTTAFWQMDGPLLKEFIAKASKCGAFKN; encoded by the exons ATGACACACAGCAGCATCATGGTGGACGTAGGCAAGTGGCCAATATTCACCCTGCTTTCCCCCCAAGAAATCGCTTCCATTCGCAAAGCGTGCGTGTTCGGCACGTCGGCCAACGAAGCCATTTACATCACGCACAACGACGAG gtaTTTGTTTTTGGACTGAATTGCAGTAATTGTTTGGGAACTGGAGATAATCAGAGCACCATAGTACCAAAGAAATTGGAAGCCTTATGTGGAAAGAAGATCTCCAGTCTCAGTTATGGAAGTGGACCCCATGTTGTTCTTTGTACTGAAG aCGGTGAAGTGTATGCTTGGGGACATAATGGTTACAGCCAACTTGGAAATGGCACAACCAATCAGGGCATTACTCCTGTTCAAGTTTGCACAAATCTCTTAATAAAGAAGGTGGTGGAAGTAGCTTGTGGCTCTCATCATTCCATGGCGCTCTCATTGGATGGAGAT CTGTATGCTTGGGGCTACAATAACTGTGGTCAAGTTGGATCTGGATCTACAGCCAACCAGCCAACTCCTCGCAGAGTTTCCAACTGCTTGCAGGGCAAAATCGTGGTTGGCATTGCCTGTGGCCAGACCTCCTCCATGGCTGTAGTAAACAATGGTGAG GTTTATGGCTGGGGCTACAATGGCAATGGGCAGCTCGGGCTGGGGAACAACGGGAACCAGCTGACCCCCTGCAGGGTGGCAGCGCTGCACAGCGTCTGTGTGCTCCAG ATTGCCTGTGGCTATGCGCACACTCTAGCACTAACAGATGAGGGCTTGCTCTATGCCTGGGGAGCTAACACTTACGGGCAGCTGGGGACTGGCAATAAAAGTaaccagctcagccctgtgcagatCATGATGGAAAAAGAAAG GGTGGTGGAGATCGCCGCCTGCCACTCGGCGCACACGTCGGCGGCCAAGACGCAGAGCGGCCAGGTGTACATGTGGGGGCAGTGCCGGGGCCAGTCCGTCACCTTCCCGCACCTCACCCACTTCGCCTGCACCGACGACGTGTTCGCCTGCTTCGCCACGCCCGCCGTCATGTGGCGCCTGCTCTCCGTAG AGCATGAAGACTTTTTAACAGTAGCAGAGTCTCTGAAGAAAGAGTTTGACAGCCCAGAAACCTCAGACCTGAAGTTCCGTGTGGATGGAAAGTACATCCATGTCCACAAAGCTGTTCTGAAAATCAG GTGTGAACACTTCAGAACCATGTTCCAGTCATACTGGAACGAGGATATGAAGGAGGTGATAGAAATTGACCAGTTTTCCTACCCTGTGTATCGTGCCTTCCTCGAGTACTTGTACACGGACAGCGTTGACCTCCCGCCTGAAGATGCAATAG GGCTCTTGGACTTGGCTACTTCTTACTGTgaaaacagactgaaaaaactgtgtcagcacatTATCAAGAGAGGAATTACtgtggaaaatgcattttcattgctctctgctgctgtcagaTATGATGCAGAG GACTTAGAGGAATTCTGCTTTAAGTTTTGTGTCAATCATTTGACAGAAGTGACACAAACTACAGCATTTTGGCAAATGGATGGTCCCCTGCTAAAGGAATTTATTGCAAAAGCCAGTAAATGTGGAGCCTTTAAGAACTGA